In the genome of uncultured Fibrobacter sp., one region contains:
- a CDS encoding CatA-like O-acetyltransferase, family 2: protein MAKEIDPKSTTRAMAFKLWMQAPNPMVTFFKSLNVTRLVKVSKKRGLKFNMLLDYCIGKAATNIKEFYMLPVNGKLMQYDSIAVNTIVKNDEGEINSCDIPFSEDLATFNRDYLKYTKIVAESCGDWDLSENSMVIGTSAIIDTEIDGAVGMNSGIFNNPFMIWGRFRRKFFRYELPVSFQFHHTQMDGAHAGKFLANLQNAIDELR, encoded by the coding sequence CAAAAGAAATCGATCCGAAAAGCACCACTAGAGCAATGGCGTTCAAGCTATGGATGCAAGCACCAAATCCGATGGTGACATTTTTCAAATCTTTGAATGTCACAAGGCTCGTGAAGGTGAGCAAGAAGCGCGGCTTGAAATTCAACATGCTTTTGGATTACTGCATCGGTAAGGCCGCTACAAACATCAAGGAATTTTACATGCTCCCGGTAAATGGGAAACTTATGCAATACGATTCAATTGCGGTCAATACAATCGTGAAAAACGACGAAGGCGAAATCAACTCTTGCGACATTCCGTTTTCCGAAGACTTGGCGACATTCAATCGCGACTATCTCAAATACACAAAAATCGTGGCAGAAAGTTGTGGGGATTGGGACTTGTCCGAGAACAGCATGGTCATCGGCACGTCGGCGATTATCGACACGGAAATTGACGGCGCTGTCGGCATGAATTCCGGCATTTTCAACAACCCGTTTATGATTTGGGGGCGGTTTAGGCGAAAGTTTTTCCGCTATGAATTGCCGGTTTCGTTCCAGTTTCACCACACGCAAATGGACGGCGCTCACGCCGGGAAGTTCCTCGCGAACTTGCAAAACGCCATTGATGAACTACGATAA
- a CDS encoding flavodoxin domain-containing protein: MNSIIIYGSRYGSTKRYAERLSEITGLKAVFFKDVKSVAGYDRIVYLGALCAGGVMGLKKTVCGLSASQELFVATVGLADPTDAENVNHIRGCLKKQVPASHYDESKIFHLRGAIDYTKLSLKHRIMMKLLYSKVTKIPEAERNAEVRALIATYGKQVDFVNFDTLEPIAQILK; the protein is encoded by the coding sequence ATGAACTCTATTATCATTTACGGGAGCCGTTATGGCTCGACAAAACGCTACGCCGAACGCCTCTCCGAAATCACAGGGCTCAAGGCTGTTTTTTTCAAAGACGTGAAAAGCGTTGCCGGCTATGACCGCATCGTCTATCTGGGCGCCCTCTGCGCCGGCGGTGTCATGGGCCTTAAGAAAACGGTTTGCGGCCTCTCTGCAAGTCAGGAACTGTTTGTCGCGACCGTCGGTCTCGCCGACCCGACCGATGCCGAAAACGTCAACCACATCAGGGGCTGCCTAAAGAAGCAGGTTCCCGCATCGCATTACGACGAAAGCAAAATCTTCCACCTTCGCGGCGCCATCGATTACACCAAACTCAGCTTGAAACACAGAATCATGATGAAGCTTTTGTATTCGAAGGTCACGAAAATCCCCGAAGCGGAGCGCAACGCCGAAGTCCGCGCCCTCATCGCCACCTACGGCAAGCAAGTGG
- a CDS encoding ACT domain-containing protein translates to MVIKKLDHKLTVCKVADVSDFDTGKDFYFIGKTDEEISLVCKTDDVPQNTIERDDGWRGFRIQGVLDFSLIGILSKLSAILAENGVGIFAISTFNTDYILVKAENFEKALKVLSDAGYGVV, encoded by the coding sequence ATGGTAATAAAGAAATTGGATCACAAACTAACAGTCTGTAAAGTAGCGGACGTTAGTGATTTTGATACGGGTAAGGATTTCTATTTTATTGGCAAGACCGACGAAGAAATATCCCTCGTATGCAAAACAGATGATGTTCCCCAAAATACTATTGAACGAGATGATGGATGGCGAGGATTCCGTATTCAGGGTGTACTTGATTTTTCTCTTATAGGTATTCTTTCGAAACTCTCGGCTATTCTTGCAGAAAATGGCGTTGGAATTTTTGCGATATCCACTTTCAATACGGATTATATCCTTGTGAAAGCCGAAAATTTCGAGAAAGCGCTGAAAGTCTTGTCTGATGCGGGATATGGCGTGGTGTGA